A genomic stretch from Ciona intestinalis unplaced genomic scaffold, KH HT000098.2, whole genome shotgun sequence includes:
- the LOC100178518 gene encoding beta-amyrin 11-oxidase codes for MKVPGTIGYPIIGDKSREFLSDPTKFITSRINEHSSRIFQCRILNNPTIFVCSPQAVKTLLSEEMANDIEHGYKSILHRLYGDNIVFENDVTANELHNCLKNCFQNMELYKETVNRLCEPLLSSLHLRTEPVYIYPEFKRVMTRMCLELFLGIKTESCLDQTEEITHLATQHWHGIISVPVSLKIPLAGESTYSLAVQAKEKLLSIIRSILLGQNGQGDASVAAKLRHADFSNSKSLEQHLLLFVSAVIPKAFASLITSFIIVMAGDDKEALRARARTDSKFLDRVLLEVERMWPPLFAGRRLVRRTTTLESYDLPKDYAIMYVTHAAHRDPEVFPEPNSFNPDRWITCNAGQEDLVLCFGSGPRCCVGTDLIRRILRDVASRLLQNYEWSLAPPNQDTSYKYLPVARPAVQPSIAFSSYLTNDEPFFDACG; via the exons ATGAAGGTGCCAGGAACAATTGGATACCCTATAATTGGTGACAAATCAAGGGAATTTTTAAG CGATCCAACCAAGTTTATTACATCCCGAATAAATGAACATTCTTCCCGAATTTTTCAATGTAGGATACTCAACAACCCAACAATATTTGTATGTTCTCCTCAGGCTGTAAAAACGCTGCTCAGTGAAG aaatggCCAATGATATTGAGCATGGCtataaaagtatattgcatCGCTTGTATGGTGATAACATTGTATTTGAAAATGATGTGACAGCCAATGAATTACACAACTGCCTCAAGAACTGCTTCCAAAATATGGAGCTTTATAAAGAAACAGTGAATAG GTTATGTGAACCTCTGCTCTCATCCTTGCATTTAAG AACTGAACCAGTGTACATCTACCCTGAGTTTAAGAGGGTAATGACTCGAATGTGCCTGGAATTATTCCTGGGCATCAAAACGGAATCCTGTTTGGACCAAACTGAAGAAATAACTCATCTTGCTACACAGCATTGGCATG GAATTATTTCTGTTCCTGTGTCCTTGAAAATTCCCTTAGCGGGTGAGTCAACCTATAGTTTGGCTGTTCAAGCAAAAGAGAAACTACTTTCTATAATTCGATCAATTTTGTTGGGTCAAAATGGACAAG GTGACGCTAGTGTTGCAGCAAAACTCAGACACGCCGATTTTTCAAACAGCAAGTCCCTCGAGCAACATTTACTTCTCTTTGTATCCGCTGTAATACCGAAAGCGTTTGCTTCTCTCATCACATCATTCATTATCGTTATGGCAGGCGACGACAAG GAGGCCTTACGGGCACGGGCGCGCACCGATTCTAAATTTCTCGATCGCGTTCTCTTAGAAGTGGAGCGAATGTGGCCGCCTCTGTTTGCTGGTCGTCGTCTGGTGCGGCGAACCACCACTTTGGAAAGTTATGATTTACCGAAA GATTACGCGATCATGTATGTCACTCATGCCGCTCATCGAGATCCCGAGGTATTTCCGGAGCCGAATTCCTTTAATCCCGACCGATGGATCACATG TAACGCTGGTCAAGAGGACTTAGTACTTTGCTTTGGCTCGGGGCCGCGATGTTGTGTTGGAACTGACCTAATTCGCCGTATTCTACGTGACGTAGCGAGCCGTCTCCTGCAGAACTACGAATGGTCCTTGGCCCCACCGAATCAAGATACGTCATATAAGTACCTGCCTGTCGCTCGACCTGCGGTTCAACCAAGTATCGCATTCTCTTCATACCTCACCAATGATGAGCCTTTTTTCGACGCTTGCGGCTGA